AATAATTAAAGGGGTTGAAGCTGGCCGATCGTCTGGGGTTTTCGGCGTACCGGGAGTTGCTGGGTTTCATCAAGCAGTCGCGTTTTGCGTCGGCGTTTGCCAATCGGATAGACGATCTGGAACTGTTGAAGGATTATGGTAGATTAGATCGGGAAAAAGGAGGGGCACTTCGTATACTGGAAGGAGATGCGGGCGTTATTATGGATAATTTTGCAAAGAAATGGAATACGAGTGTTTATTTGCGATCGGATGGAAGGTGGGGGGTCTTGAAGCTGGATGGAACCGTACGTATGACGTTATATAGATCTAGCGATACATATTTCCTACATTGTTTGTAAATGAATCGGGTCGTATTACAAAGATTACGATTTGGAGATTCAAAATATTCGTATTGATATGGTAACTTTTGGTAAAATATACGAAAAAATTTATTCATTTCATTTATTGTACAATGGTAAAATGCAGTTTCTTTCTTAAAGAAAGGATAAATATTTTCGATAAACAGGATTTTTTAACAGTTTTATTAAATCGGAGATCTATCAGGGATATCCCTGGACACATTCTTATAAAAGAATGAACATGGTCCGTTTGATATTCAGAAGGTAACACCTGATCATTATCTACCGCGATCATTTTCTGAAATGGAGGATAGACTGAGGAATCTCTTAGCTTCTGCAGATTATGAAGTCTTTAAGTGGCCTCATCATTACATTCTGGAAACATGGCCGGACAAAGAGACAGAAATGACCTACTTTCATAAACTCATGGATGAGCTTAGACCTGGTGCGGGGTTATGTTTTCAGCTTGCTATTTCGCTTGATGAGGAGCGATACTGGTCGGAGGCGTACCGGGACTTACCGGTTCTGGATTTCTTTGAAGAATGGATTGTGATTGATCGGAAGCATCAGCAAGTGCACATGATCCATTTGCTCAGGGATTAGGCGGGGGGTTCGCTTTTGGAGGAAATGCGGTGGGTTGGATGCGGCGCACGATGGGGCGTCGTGGGTAGGTGGTCTTCAGGTCTTTGAGGGTTGGTTGGGCGCACGTTGGGGTGGTGGGGTAGGAGATCGTTCAGGTGGGTGTCGGGGGCTGTACTGCTTTTGACGCGAAGAAGCTTTGTTTGTCGCAGGTCTGGAAAAGCACGACGCTTTCATGAGGTCAGGTTGTGTGGAAATTTGGGTGGTCCATATGGGCCCATCGGATTAAATTCCGGCTGTCTCGATGAAATTACCGGGTACCAGCGATGAAAGTGCGATTTCTGCTAATCCGGCTTCCTTTTCAGCGTTCGATGCTGCTGGTCGCGCAGGAGGTCGAGGGGCAGTGGATCGGGGCCTATCCGGTGCTTGCACCGGGCGAGGTCTTTTACGATGACCAGGCCCTCCAGATCGTGCGCGAGATTGATGCAGGGCGGCTCCCAGGTGGTGCGCAGGAAATGGGGGTGTTCGAATTCCCTGATCTGGATGCGATGCAGGAAGCGGCCCGCGCCTTTGCGCAGGACCTGAAAGAATCGTTCTGGGGAGAGGAGACCGAACTGGACACGACCGAGCCGATTCAAGTCGATACGGTGATGCTGTTAACGGTGGGTGGTTCGCCTGAGCCACTTATCCATGCCGTGCAGCATCTGCCACCGGACCGAAGCTTCGTGTGCTTTATCTGTTCGCCGGAGTCACGCGTACTGGTGGAAGGTGACGAGGCGACCGATCCATCGATTCCGAAGGCAGCTAGACTGGAGTCGTCGCGCTACGAAGTGACTATCTGGAAGGATCCGGACGATCTAACGCAGTGTGTGGCCTCGCTGTTTGCCCTGCAGCGCCGCATCCGGAAGCGGTTCCCAGGAGCCCGCGTGGTGGCTAACTATACGGGTGGTACTAAAACGATGTCGGCTGCCCTGGTAATCGGCGCTGTGCTGCTGGGATGGGAGCTACAACTCAACGTGGGCGTGCGGCAAGACCTGCGCCAGGTGCTGGCTGGCACCGACGTACCCACACGGGTGGCAGCCGACGATGTGTTGCTGCACCTGCAATTGCAATTGGTGCGGGAGGTGTTAGATCGTTTTGATTATGGGGCGGCTGCGGCGATCGTGCGGGAATTGTTGCACACGCTTTCTCTTGGAGGCACCCATCGAGCGCAGTTATTGCGCCTGTATCAGATTGTGAAAGGGCTGGCCGACTGGGATCGGTGTCGCTACCGGCAGGCCCTGACGGGGTTTCGCATGGCCGGCGAGCAGGGATCGGCCTGGCTGCCATTGCTGAACCGGCTTGCCGAGCAACAGATGATGAGCTGGGAAGGGGTAGGGGATCTGTTGCTCAATGCCAGGCGTCGAGCCCATCAAGGACGCTACGAGGAAGCAGCAGTGCGACTGTATCGGGCCATGACGCTCTTGGCAGCGGTGCAATTGCGGGAAGCTCATGGACTGGAAGCAGGCGATCCTGATCTGGAGCGGGTGCCTGCCTCGCTGCGAAGCCTTTTTGCGCTGCGTCGCAGCGAGACAGACCGTCTACCCCTCGATCCGATAATAACCTATCGGTTGCTGGAGGAACTGGGCGACCCAGTAGGCGCGCTGTTTGCCCGTCGGCCTGCCGTTCGAAAAGCGCTTGAGGCATGCCAACAGTCCTGTCTGCTGGAAGGAGACCGAACGCTGGATGCATCGGCCTATGAGACGCTGCGCAGCCGGCTGGAAGGGTTTGTGCGCGAGGCAGCCCAGCGGATCGAGGTGCGGCTTCCTACCCGTCAGCTGCCCGGAGCAGAGGTGCTGGAATGGGTGGAACTGGCACCCTGACCGGTAGCGCTGGTTTTCTGCAGGAGCCTGACTTTATAGGGGTGCATCTTTTGCAGGCCGTGCGTTCCCAGCCGCGCCAGGGAATCGGTCGTTTCGCTGTTGGAGCATTGCGGAAGGGTAGCGCATTCGCGGAAAAACGCCGTTCTTTTTAATTTCTCAACAGGAAGGCGACACCCATGATCACGTACCGTCTTGAAACCCCGCTGGGGCCGTTGCGTGCGTTGACAGACGGCCTCTTCCGATCCGGGCCGCCGGTGATCTTGCTCCATGGCTGGGGACTTTCTCCATGGGCGTGGGGGGCGTTAATGCCACCGGCAATGCGTCGGCAGCGTCGCTGGTATGCGCTCTCGTTGCCTGGACACCTGCCGGACGAAGCGGTAGCAATGCCTGCGTCGCTCACAACGGAACAGCTGGCGGCTGCGCTGGCGCAGGCGCTGGAAGATCTGGTGGGCGACGAGCCGGTGCATCTGGTCGGGCATTCACTGGGAGGTTTCTGGGGGGTATGTCTGGCCGCGTATCGGCCGGAGCGACTGGCGCGGCTGGTCCTTGTAGCTGGCTCGGCACAGGGAAGCTGGGCGGGGGCGCTGAGCCGAATTCAGCGCCTGTCCCGGCGCAGAGGGGGCAGGCTGCTTTTCCGGATCGGCTATCGCTGGCTGACGGCGCGTCCGGGTCGTTTCCGTCGTCTGCTGGTCCGGTTGTCCGGGCGTCCAGAGGCCTGGGCGCAGGAAGCCGGACAGGTGTTCTTCGACAGCGTATATCCCGACGCGAAACGCTATCGTCCGGAAGTGCTGCTGCAACTGGCTTGCGAAGTGGCGCGTCTGGATCTGACCGACCATCTATCGACGATGTCACTACCGGTGCTGCTGATAGCCGGTGCCCGGGATCCTGTGGTGCCTCTTGCGCAGGTCCATAAGATGGCAGCCCGTTTACCGGAAGTGCAGGTGAAAGTGTGGCCAGAGGTAGGTCATTTTCCCATGGTGGAGGCTCCAGAAGCGGTGTTTGCCCTCATGGAGAGCTTCCTTGCCCTTGAAAGTCCTTCCCGCATATGAAGGCCTGTATCATCGGGGCCGGGCCCTCGGGGCTGGTTACGGCCAAGGTGCTGCATCAGCGCGGCCTGCCGTTCGATTGCTTTGAGAAAGGATCCGATATTGGCGGACTCTGGCGGTATGCCAACGATAGCGGGCTTTCGCCCGCGTACGCTTCGCTGCACGTCAACACCTCGAAGACCCGGACCGCCTTTTCGGACTTTCCCATGCCGGACGACTACCCAGATTTCCCGTCCCATGCGCAGATGCTGGCTTACTTTGAGCGCTATGTCGAACACTTCGGCTTTCGACACACGATCACGTTTCGGACCGAGGTGCAGCGCGTGGTGCCGGTCGGAGATGGCACCTACGAGGTGACGGTTCGTCATCGAGATACCAACGCCACGCGCACGGAACGCTATGGAGCCGTGATCGTGGCCACGGGCCATCACTGGTGCCCGAACTGGCCCGAAGTGCCTGGCGCGTTCGACGGCGAAGTTATGCATGCGCGCGATTACCGAACGCCTGAGGTGCTCAAGGACAAACGGGTGCTGGTGGTCGGGGCCGGCAACTCCGCCTGCGATATCGCCTGCGAGGCCGTGCATCATGCCCGAGCCGTCTATCTCTCGACGCGCCGGGGGGCCCACGTTATTCCAAAGTATCTGCTGGGGCGCCCACTTGATCTGTGGCTGACGCCACTGACAGCTCGGCTACCCCTGTTCGTCCAGCGTGCCCTGTTCCGGTTGCTCGTCTATCTGACGCGGGGCAATCAGCGGCGTTACGGCTTTCCCGTACCCGACTATCCACTGGGCGCAGAACATCCGACCATCTCTACTGAACTGCTGCCACTTATCGGCCACGGCCGCATTCGCGTAAAACCCGGCCTGCTGCGGCTCGAAGGGCGACAGGTGCGGTTCATAGACGATTCTACCGAAGAGATCGACCTGATCATCTATGCAACCGGCTACCGGGTCGCCTTTCCGTTTTTTGAGTCAGCCTTTCTGGAGGTACGGGAAAACTACCTGCCGCGCTATTTGCACGTTGTACCGCCCGATCATCCTCATCTGTATTTCATTGGACTGGTCCAGCCGCTGGGCTCCATTAT
The sequence above is drawn from the Rhodothermus profundi genome and encodes:
- a CDS encoding CRISPR-associated protein encodes the protein MKVRFLLIRLPFQRSMLLVAQEVEGQWIGAYPVLAPGEVFYDDQALQIVREIDAGRLPGGAQEMGVFEFPDLDAMQEAARAFAQDLKESFWGEETELDTTEPIQVDTVMLLTVGGSPEPLIHAVQHLPPDRSFVCFICSPESRVLVEGDEATDPSIPKAARLESSRYEVTIWKDPDDLTQCVASLFALQRRIRKRFPGARVVANYTGGTKTMSAALVIGAVLLGWELQLNVGVRQDLRQVLAGTDVPTRVAADDVLLHLQLQLVREVLDRFDYGAAAAIVRELLHTLSLGGTHRAQLLRLYQIVKGLADWDRCRYRQALTGFRMAGEQGSAWLPLLNRLAEQQMMSWEGVGDLLLNARRRAHQGRYEEAAVRLYRAMTLLAAVQLREAHGLEAGDPDLERVPASLRSLFALRRSETDRLPLDPIITYRLLEELGDPVGALFARRPAVRKALEACQQSCLLEGDRTLDASAYETLRSRLEGFVREAAQRIEVRLPTRQLPGAEVLEWVELAP
- a CDS encoding alpha/beta fold hydrolase, yielding MITYRLETPLGPLRALTDGLFRSGPPVILLHGWGLSPWAWGALMPPAMRRQRRWYALSLPGHLPDEAVAMPASLTTEQLAAALAQALEDLVGDEPVHLVGHSLGGFWGVCLAAYRPERLARLVLVAGSAQGSWAGALSRIQRLSRRRGGRLLFRIGYRWLTARPGRFRRLLVRLSGRPEAWAQEAGQVFFDSVYPDAKRYRPEVLLQLACEVARLDLTDHLSTMSLPVLLIAGARDPVVPLAQVHKMAARLPEVQVKVWPEVGHFPMVEAPEAVFALMESFLALESPSRI
- a CDS encoding flavin-containing monooxygenase, whose translation is MKACIIGAGPSGLVTAKVLHQRGLPFDCFEKGSDIGGLWRYANDSGLSPAYASLHVNTSKTRTAFSDFPMPDDYPDFPSHAQMLAYFERYVEHFGFRHTITFRTEVQRVVPVGDGTYEVTVRHRDTNATRTERYGAVIVATGHHWCPNWPEVPGAFDGEVMHARDYRTPEVLKDKRVLVVGAGNSACDIACEAVHHARAVYLSTRRGAHVIPKYLLGRPLDLWLTPLTARLPLFVQRALFRLLVYLTRGNQRRYGFPVPDYPLGAEHPTISTELLPLIGHGRIRVKPGLLRLEGRQVRFIDDSTEEIDLIIYATGYRVAFPFFESAFLEVRENYLPRYLHVVPPDHPHLYFIGLVQPLGSIMPLAEAQAEWVADLLEGRAGLPSREAMWRWIRREEAWRRRRFVPTMRHALEVDFYRYLRQLRRERRRGRYRPPLQALLR